Proteins encoded by one window of Synechococcus sp. MVIR-18-1:
- the glyS gene encoding glycine--tRNA ligase subunit beta, which yields MSSTFLLEIGTEELPAEFVHSALQQLQQMVASDLKDLRLSHGQVRVSGTPRRLAVVVDSLIDQQPDLEEERKGPPVKQALVDGKPGPAALGFAKRCGVDPSELQARDTPKGPCLFARVCTPGDTTTTLLNERIPAWINGLQGRRFMRWGNGDQRFSRPVRWLVSLYGSELIPVTLSAAQPPVQSGRLSRSHRLRNSTLEIEHADEYFDALKKAGVMVDRSQREQLIRSALDTEAAACSASVDCPEGLFEELVDLVEAPRVLSGEIADCYLDLPPEVIVTVMQSHQRYVPLKRENAHHDPLALQARDVLLSKFLLVSNGLEPADATIVRGNERVLGARLADAEFFLNVDRKSPSESRRDALDRVTFAKGLGSLRDRCERMSWMTEQLIESLSIPSDIAMHAKRAAHFCKHDLVSQMVGEFPELQGLIGGKYLLEEGEDRQVALAVAEHYQPRGAGDALPSSDAGALLALAERLELLLSIYSKGDRPSGSSDPYALRRAGNGIVQILWDRGWRLSLQSLLSDAACYWAERFPSFAVQPEALVADLSLLLRQRMVSQFEEDGFPADLVQSVAGEAVGDARLLRDPVDARERLVLLHQLRRDQRLQAVQAVVQRAAKLAEKGDLGADQLTTSGVVASDLFESASEAALLQSLNELSPLAQSGNYNQLAEGLQGAAKALEAFFDGPQSVMVMADNLDVRRNRLNLLGVLKNQASVLAQFDCIQS from the coding sequence GTGTCCTCAACATTCCTGCTTGAAATCGGTACCGAGGAACTGCCCGCAGAGTTTGTGCACTCGGCATTGCAGCAGCTTCAGCAAATGGTGGCGTCCGACCTGAAGGACCTTCGCTTAAGCCATGGCCAAGTCAGGGTGTCGGGGACACCTAGACGCCTTGCTGTGGTGGTGGACTCGTTGATTGATCAACAGCCTGATTTAGAGGAAGAACGCAAGGGACCTCCCGTGAAGCAGGCCCTGGTGGATGGGAAACCCGGTCCTGCCGCTTTGGGTTTTGCGAAGCGTTGCGGTGTGGATCCTTCAGAACTCCAAGCGCGTGACACGCCGAAGGGGCCTTGTCTATTTGCTCGGGTTTGTACCCCAGGTGACACCACCACAACCCTTCTCAATGAGCGCATTCCTGCCTGGATCAATGGCTTGCAAGGCAGGCGATTCATGCGTTGGGGCAATGGCGATCAACGCTTTAGCCGTCCTGTTCGTTGGCTCGTATCGCTGTATGGATCTGAGCTGATTCCGGTCACTCTTTCTGCGGCGCAACCACCTGTTCAAAGCGGTCGATTGAGTCGATCCCATCGTCTTCGCAACAGCACATTGGAGATCGAGCACGCGGATGAATATTTCGATGCCTTAAAGAAGGCTGGTGTGATGGTGGATCGATCCCAACGCGAGCAATTGATTCGCTCAGCTTTGGACACAGAGGCCGCAGCATGCTCTGCCTCTGTTGACTGTCCCGAAGGTTTATTTGAAGAGTTGGTTGATCTTGTGGAGGCACCCAGAGTGCTGAGTGGGGAGATTGCTGATTGTTATCTCGATCTGCCACCTGAGGTGATTGTCACGGTGATGCAATCCCACCAGCGCTATGTCCCGTTGAAACGCGAGAACGCGCATCACGATCCTTTGGCACTTCAGGCACGCGACGTCCTGCTGTCGAAGTTTTTGCTGGTGAGCAATGGCCTCGAGCCTGCGGACGCAACCATCGTGCGGGGCAATGAGCGGGTGTTGGGTGCCCGCTTGGCCGATGCGGAATTTTTCCTCAATGTGGATCGGAAAAGTCCGAGCGAGTCGCGCCGGGATGCCCTGGATCGCGTCACCTTCGCGAAGGGGCTCGGAAGTTTGCGCGATCGATGTGAGCGGATGTCTTGGATGACAGAGCAGTTGATCGAATCGCTTTCGATTCCTTCAGACATCGCCATGCATGCCAAGCGAGCAGCTCACTTCTGCAAGCATGATTTGGTGAGCCAGATGGTGGGCGAGTTCCCTGAGCTGCAGGGTTTGATCGGCGGTAAATACTTGCTCGAGGAGGGGGAAGATCGTCAGGTCGCTCTTGCAGTGGCTGAGCACTACCAGCCCCGTGGTGCTGGAGATGCTCTTCCCTCTAGTGATGCAGGAGCGTTGTTGGCCCTTGCGGAACGCTTGGAACTGCTACTAAGCATCTACTCCAAGGGCGACCGCCCCAGTGGTTCATCCGATCCTTATGCCCTGCGTCGGGCTGGAAATGGCATTGTTCAGATTCTTTGGGATCGCGGTTGGCGTCTTTCTTTGCAGAGCTTGCTTTCGGATGCAGCCTGTTATTGGGCGGAACGATTCCCCTCCTTTGCGGTGCAACCTGAGGCTTTAGTGGCCGATCTGTCGCTTTTACTGCGGCAGCGAATGGTCTCTCAGTTCGAGGAGGATGGCTTTCCAGCTGATTTGGTTCAATCCGTAGCAGGAGAGGCCGTCGGCGATGCGCGTTTGCTTCGTGATCCAGTGGATGCTCGCGAACGTCTTGTTTTGCTGCATCAGCTTCGTCGCGATCAGCGGCTACAGGCGGTCCAGGCTGTGGTGCAGCGCGCTGCAAAACTTGCCGAGAAAGGTGATCTTGGGGCCGATCAGCTCACAACTTCGGGAGTGGTTGCCTCCGATTTGTTCGAATCAGCAAGCGAAGCGGCTCTATTGCAATCGCTCAATGAGCTGTCTCCCCTTGCTCAATCAGGCAATTACAACCAGCTTGCGGAAGGGTTGCAGGGTGCTGCGAAAGCGCTGGAGGCCTTTTTTGATGGTCCGCAAAGCGTGATGGTGATGGCGGACAATCTCGATGTCCGCCGCAATCGCCTCAATCTTCTTGGTGTCTTGAAAAATCAGGCATCAGTCCTGGCGCAATTTGATTGCATCCAGTCCTGA